TGTCCAGCGCCTGTCTGGTCACCCTGATGCCCCGTGTCCAGGAGTCACTGCAGGGAGGCTGTGGAGACAGCTCCTCCAAGGACGGGTCAGTACTAGTGTATGTTGGTGACAGGTAAATGGGATTTAAGTAAGACCCAATAATTTGGCGATAGGTTCCGAATGAAacaaaactgactgaaacaggaagggtCTGCCTAAAATTGTCCAgtaagaaacacttgttttccGTTAAAATTTTGCTATAGTTTGTCTTTGTGAATATGACCCAGATggtcatcaaatcacattttattggtcacatgcacatggttagcagatgttattgcgagtgaagcgaaatgcttgtgcttctagtttcggcagtgcagcaatatcaatctagaataactatcttcaaagtaatgactcagGACGTCGGGTTTGAAATGAAAACTTATTTTAGTAATACTACTTGTTCACGTTACATTTAACAACTTTTAGattctacaaaacaataaaagaaaGTTGCTAGTGAAAGTCAGGATAATCACTTGTACATAACTGGGCGTTCGCTCTATTTCCTGttgcaaggcattctggaacttgcagtcaaTAGCGTAATCCAATACAACAGATATGTATGTAGTTATCTCAATCTCCAACACATGAATTCTAATACAATTACGTATGTAAATAACTAAAGAAAATATCTTTAGATACAGCTCAATAAATTAACTgtaaacattaactctgtaacccattaaagttacaacaatcaacaagtaatctaacaattccacaactacctaatacaaacAAATCAAAGGGataaaataagaatatatacataaatatatggatgagcaatgacagagcggcataggcaagatgcaatagatggtataaaatacagtatatacatatgggatgagtaatgcaagatatgtaaacattattaaagtggcattattaaagtgactagtgatccatttatttcaagtctgtatgtaggcagcagcctctgtgtaaGTGATGGCtgttagaagctgtttttcagttcctGGTCCCAGCTTAGatggacctgtactgacctcgcattctggatggtagtgggctgaacaggcagtggctcgggtggttgttgtccttcatgatctttatggccttcctgtggcatcgggtgctgtaggtgtcctggagggcaggtagttcgtccccggtgatgcgttgtgcacccccctctggagagccctgcggttgtgggcggtgcagttgccgtaccaggaagtgattcagcccgacaggatgctctcaattgtgcatctgtacaaGTTTTAGGTGACACGCCACAtttttttttcagcctcctgaggttgaagtgggtggtctgtgtgggtggaccgtttcagtttatccgtgatgtgtacgcagaggaatttAACTTTCCACTCATGTAGCTGCGTGTGTGTACCACAGAGAGAAGAAACCCGGGCCGCAGCTTTGGTGTGCTACCTGCAAAATCCACTACACCAGTACAGTCATGGTGCACCGCAGGACCAGGGAGCACAAGCTGGCCAGCCGCACCTCCAACCCCTCCTGTACCGTCTGCAAGAGGCACTTCAGGAGCCCACTCCTGTTCCTGGAGCACATGCAGTCCCAGGGGCACAAGCAGAGAGTTGAcgaggtgtgtgtgtactcatCTCTGCCTCGGCAGCTTGAAAATCcaataaatgtattacatttttggaGTCCCTAGTGGCCCCTTATTTCCTACGTACagtatgcactacttttgacgagccctatggtccctagtcaaaagtagtgcactaaatagggaataatagggtgccacttgggccGCAACCCCTGTCAAACCATTCCCTCCTTATTCACTGTTCTGTGCTCCTCTCATTACAGCTTCGGGAGGAGGGGGGGCCAAAGGCCTTGGCTGAACTGGTTGCCATGGACGCACAAGGCTGCTTTGTAGACGatggagacgaggaggaggaggaggaggcatgcgaggaggaagagggggacgaAGAGGAAATGGAAGATGGCGGCGAAGGCAGCTCCCATGGGAAGGTTAGGCATATGCGTGTACACGCCTTGTCACACATGGGGATGGGCATTTGATTATTTCTTTTTACTGTTATAGTACTCACATTATTTTTCGGGAAtggaaaatatatacactaccgttcaaaagtttgcggtcgcttacaaattatttttttctggaatatctacataggtgtacagaggcccattatcagcaaccctcactcctgtgttccaatgtcacgttgtgttagctaatccaagtttataattttaaaaggctaattgatcattagaaaacccttttgcaagtatgttagcacatgaaaactgttgtgctaattaaagaagcaataaaactggcgttctttagactagttgagtatctggagcatcagcatttgtgggttggattacaggctcaaaatggccagaaataaagtactttcttctgaaattcggcagtctattcttgttctgagaaattccatgtgagaaattgccaaaaaactaaAGATCtcgcactactcccttcacagaacagtgcaaactggctctaatcagaGTGGGAGGctccagtgcacaactgagcaagagaacaagtacattagtgtctagtttgagaaacaaacgcctcacaagtcctcaactggcagcttcattaaatagtacctgcaaaatggacaaaaaaaatgtttttctttaaaaaccaaggacatttctaagtgaccccaaacttttggacggtagtgtatatttttagAACATAAGGGCAAGTCCCACACtgggaaaaatgtgcatttatCTATATCCCAACAGTGCACAACAATAcctaatttatcataaccattacagatagCAAATCCTGATTGCTAAATTGCCTCGTATATTCAGTCAAGAAAACAACTACTGCGATTTAAGATTCGGGGCTCAGTTTGGTGTGTTGAATTTTATTTTCTGGTTTACGAACCAAAATCTGTCTTTTCGATATTGGCCTACTGACATGTGACATTGTTTATTATGCCTGTTCTTTGGAATTTTCTAAATGGATAAAAAATTCCACATTGAACAGTGCATGGGGATGAATTACAGCCACTGCATCTGTTTTGTGAGTAGGCCTAGGCTTAATGAAGCTGATGAAAATATGCTCTTTGAAAAAGACAAActaatgtttttgcatatttccATTGTGGAAACCTGTATGTTTAGGGGATTTATATCCTAGACTAATTAATTGTAAATGGCACTAGCAGTTCGCAAAGTAGCCTAATATATAGGCAAAAAATTGAATTGATgcaattattccaaaactgcagctTGTTGGAACACATTTCCCAGCTTCAGTCAATCATTTGGGATGGAATGTAGCTTGtgtctttgttttattttttatacccaCCGTTTTTTAGAAGCATTTATTTCTGTAGGCATAATGGGACCCTGTGTAGCAGGAGCAGTCGGAACACGAGTGAGACATTGAGAGGAAAGGGAAttcttttatttaatttttatgtgccccgcaaatgcacatgtacaaatggaacactagtcaaagCAAATGAACTTTGTCTTCAAGACAACACTTTCCTTTTTCTTTTTAGTTTTatagtatatatttattttttttaatggggggGAAAAAAGTGATCTCTGGTTAGAGTTTTGATGTCCGTTCGCGTACTCATGCCTTTCCCTAGTCACACCACGTCTCTTTTCCAGCTCTTGCTTTCTCCCATGCGCAcgttctctttttttcccccagcaTCAATATTGGAGAAATGTTAGGAGACATATTATCTTCCTGGAACTTCTGTATATCGTTGTTGGTAATGGATCTATTTGGTAATGTGTGTATTTGGTGTGGCAGGATGTCTGGCCGACCCAGATGGAGGTGGCTCTACTAGAGGacgtagatgaagaggaggagtttGACCCTGACACGGTGTACGGTGAGTGACACACCCTACACGAGGACACGCACTGTCTGAGTAATTACACAAGACTCACTGACTTGCCATAGTCAAATGAAAGCCATTCATAATCAGTCATTAGTACATGTTATACATTTAGCTATATATTGCACATTATGATTTTGTCATGTGTGATTCTGTTGTCATTGACTTACCTCTCTCTGCTTGTCTCCCAGGTTCTAGCTTTGTGGTTCCTGTGGCTGGGTTCCTCTGTAGACTCTGCCAGCAGTTCTACCATTTTGAGTCCTCAGCCCGCCACTTGCACTGCAAGTCACTCAAACACTTTGAGAACCTCAAGGTTGGTTGTATAATCACATTTCTTGTGTATGGTTGTGTATGATTTAAGACACCGCTCATCAAATTAACAGGTTTGCCTGTCTGTTGTAGTCATCTCCTTTATTTCCTATGTGTTTTTTGCCTTCTCTCCCCTACAGAAGTACAGGGCCTTGCGTAGCCAGAAGGATGGGACAGTGGAACCTACTCCCATAGACGGTACGGACGGAGATTCAGAGTGTGATAGTAACCACACTGTCTCAGATTCAAACAGCCTGCCTTCAGAGCTCCTCAGCAGCCCTGCCTTACTGCAGCCCACCATCTCCATCACCAGACTGAGGCCCTCCAGACCCTGCCCTGAACCCCAGAACAACACTCCCTCAGCTTCATCCCTGAAGGACctcaccaccaccagcagcactGTGGGGACTCCGGCTCAAGCCTCCCCAGAGAAGCAGAGCCCAGTAAACCCTGAGGACGAGGAAGAAGAGCCAACCCCAGAACAAGCACCAGTCACAGATGAGGAAGAGCCAACCCCAGAACTAGCACCAGTCACAGATGAGGAAGAGCCAATCCCAGAACTAGCACCAGTCACagaagaggcagaggaggagccAGCACCAGTCGCAGAGGAGGAGCCAGTCatgggagaggcagagaaagcgCCAGTGGCAGTTGAGGAAAAGTCAGCCCCAgtcacaggagaggaagaggaggcaaaGGCAACTGCTCCAGAAGAGAAGACGAGCAAAGGGAAAGCCAAGGGCCCATCCAAAAGGAAGTCTGGGAGGACAACACGGAGAcgttgagagagaaagaaagcaggagaaagagagagggatggagagtgagagcGGAAGAAAGAAATAATATCCAGTACAATCGCTACCCTAGGACAGGGTACATTAGTTTGGGACAGGGTCCCCCGCCTCCTCTTCTGTATAGCTCAATAGACCTGGCAACTCAAAACCGGTGATCCTCTAACCTATATTTGTAGgtgtttcattttttaataaCACAACTAGATAGAAATGACTAACGTGCATTCAGTGGAACCTGACTGAAGAGAATTATGCGGAAACaaattgtggatgtgtgtgttgctGTCATAAAGTGTGGAAAGGGTCAAATGAAGGTCCGTTTTAGTTTATACATGTTGTGTTCTAGTTAGTTAAATGTCTAACTCAACACATTGTTGCCAGGTTTAGGAAGGGAGTGGTGTTTTAGTCCAGGAACTGAATGAATCATTATAGCAGGCGACTTATCTGAAAATATTTTGTGATGGGGGTGGGAAGTTAAAAAGTAAATGATACTGTTTGAATGTCGAGTAACTATGAACCTTGATTTGATCCTAGCTTTGTTGAAGTGCTATTGTCATTTTTTACACATTCTCTGAACTGTTCTGGAGATTTCCTTGATGTGAGCAGGTGAGGGGATTGGTTAGAGGGGGGTTTCAAAGGGGGAAGTCTTAACTGCTTGGTCTATTTAGCTCAGATACAGCCTGAGCTGCTGCTTTCCCCTCACTATActgctaaatatattttaattgacTTGTTTAGCTCTTTAACCCCTTGATTGCTGAAACTGCCTACATCCCACTGGTATCGCTCCCAATTTGCACCTGAACCTCCATAAGGCTGTGCGATGAGCTCATGGTTTTGACAAGACTAAATTATAGATCATTAGTGTTCCTGCAATGTTAGGAAGCAAAGCATGATTTTAGTGAGCTTTGAATATAGCTGTTCTTAACCACTCATAATGTTCTATTATAACAGTTGTCTAACAGAACTTGACAACTCCTGAGACCATAAAACTATCCTTTTAGATGTGGCTGGAATAGGGAGAACACATTGGCCTAGAATTGATCCTCTTTGCCATAGTTTGTTCTCAAGAGACAACCAGTTTTATTCAAAGTTCAGTGCGCACTCTTTTCTTCCCCCTCACAGTTGGAAGCATTTGGCCTACCTATTGTCAGCTAATACAATGAGGAATTTCCAAACCCTGTCACCCCATTTTAatgttcatattttcaaaattcctgaacTGAAAAATGTTGCATTAACAAGCTTACGCATCACAAACATGACATTGTAAAATAGTTGAGTAGTTTTGTGCTGGTTTTccatcctttaaaaaaataattgttggtacttattttttattttttatcacacACCTTGTTAGCTCTGTTACACTGGACTAGTAAGAGTCATTTCTTTTGTTTAAGTGTCTGTACAAGTGACATTGCATGGCAGTTGTGACTGTTCACATTGGTAACATTAATATCAAGGTTATTATCAAAAATATTGAAGTGGTATGGA
This portion of the Salvelinus sp. IW2-2015 linkage group LG4q.1:29, ASM291031v2, whole genome shotgun sequence genome encodes:
- the LOC111961601 gene encoding cip1-interacting zinc finger protein, which translates into the protein MFNPHHHHHQQQQQQQQQQQQQFHRHLRQLQQLFQQPPPPPPPAPPQPPPSHHAPRHHHHHHHQGGRAMAVPGPAPPPPRVVNLSTRASIMAPNPMLQGAIMMQQMQGSMQGFAAVSGQQFTQFFAAGARSSLMGPVPMGMSIKTPHMGFPARHYHPHSRYYNNNNDYGSRQPDRKRENEQRAVGSTFSRPAASRTAGETNDKVLKDGGVGVPDGQAQPSVQPEPEEPALKKQRTEVLEETVEQPPETGGVLSAAEYQSPPVDCQPGDCVILEEGGSTAEPVAAEAMEESRAAEVQSGVSAMPASEQLSGESQAFTPGLEDMAEGKAAPGALERGQEEGKEGGDAANKFYCYICTLACHNQQDFQSHMNGLAHQQRMMEIQHMSSACLVTLMPRVQESLQGGCGDSSSKDGEKKPGPQLWCATCKIHYTSTVMVHRRTREHKLASRTSNPSCTVCKRHFRSPLLFLEHMQSQGHKQRVDELREEGGPKALAELVAMDAQGCFVDDGDEEEEEEACEEEEGDEEEMEDGGEGSSHGKDVWPTQMEVALLEDVDEEEEFDPDTVYGSSFVVPVAGFLCRLCQQFYHFESSARHLHCKSLKHFENLKKYRALRSQKDGTVEPTPIDGTDGDSECDSNHTVSDSNSLPSELLSSPALLQPTISITRLRPSRPCPEPQNNTPSASSLKDLTTTSSTVGTPAQASPEKQSPVNPEDEEEEPTPEQAPVTDEEEPTPELAPVTDEEEPIPELAPVTEEAEEEPAPVAEEEPVMGEAEKAPVAVEEKSAPVTGEEEEAKATAPEEKTSKGKAKGPSKRKSGRTTRRR